The sequence below is a genomic window from Actinomycetota bacterium.
CGCGGCAGTGTGGCCCGCCGCTCGCCGCCGGCTCGGCCTCCTGCCGCCGATCCTGGCCTTGATCGCATTGGTGCTGGTCCCGATCACCACTGCGGCCGGCACCTGGCTCGCCGACAGGGTGGGGCGCACACCCTTGGTCGACCGCCACGAGGACCTCGGCAATTCGATGCTCCCCTGGGTTATCGCGATGTTCGTTGCCGCGGTCGCCGTGTGGGCCTGGCACAAGTTCTTCACCAAGGCGACTGGGCGGGTTCGGCTGGTGGGCTCGGTAGTCCTGGCAGTCGCTGCCATCGCGATCGCAGCCGGATCAGTGGTAACGATCGTTCAAATCGGAGAGTCCGGGGCAACAGCAGTCTGGACTGGCAACTTCAGCGAGGATCCGGTTCCGGCTCCTTGAGGCTCTCCTGCTTCAGGCGCGCTTGGCGAACGCCAGTGGTTCCTCGACGTACGGTGACCAGGCCTCGCGGAGCTCGTCCGGGATGCGCTTCGGCCGCCCGGTCGCCGCGGTG
It includes:
- a CDS encoding DUF2231 domain-containing protein — translated: MDWVFGDLPLHPLVVHLTVVLIPIAALTLVLAAVWPAARRRLGLLPPILALIALVLVPITTAAGTWLADRVGRTPLVDRHEDLGNSMLPWVIAMFVAAVAVWAWHKFFTKATGRVRLVGSVVLAVAAIAIAAGSVVTIVQIGESGATAVWTGNFSEDPVPAP